In the Prochlorococcus marinus str. MIT 9312 genome, GGCATTATCATCAGAAGGTCTAACATCTTCTTTGCCACTTGGTAAAACACCTTGAATTGGCTTCACATCAACTGGAGCTGGCAAATAATCGACAACAGCGTCTAAAACAAGTTGGACACCTTTGTTCTTAAAGGCTGACCCACACAATACAGGAACTAGTCCATGTTTTAAAACCCCTTCTCTTATCCCTTTTTTAAGTTGTTCTTCAGATAATTCTCCTGTTTCGAGAAATGTTTCTATTAGCTCTTCATCATTTTCTGCAACACTCTCCATCAATTTATATCTCCACTCAGCAGCTTCATCATCCATTTCAGATGGAATTGGTGCTTCCTGAATATCAGTACCTAAGTCATTTTTGTAAAGATATGCTTTGTTAGCAACCAAATCAATAATGCCCGTGAGATCTCCTTCAGCTCCAATAGGTAGCTGAATAGGAAGTGCATTTGCTTTTAGTCGGTCTTTAATTTGATTATTAACTTTTAAAAAATCTGCGCCAGTCCGGTCCATTTTGTTTACAAAAACCATTCTTGGAACAGAGTATCTATCTGCTTGTCGCCAAACTGTTTCAGATTGAGGCTGAACTCCTCCTACAGCACAAAATACAGCAATAACTCCATCTAAGACTCTCATTGATCTTTCCACTTCAATAGTAAAATCAACGTGTCCTGGAGTATCAATAATATTGATTCTGTGATCTTGCCAACTTGTAGATATTGCAGCAGCAGTAATAGTTATGCCTCGTTCTCTTTCTTGGGCCATCCAATCTGTTACGGCAGCACCATCATGAACTTCTCCAATCTTGTGAACAACACCTGAATAAAATAAGATTCTTTCAGTTGTTGTTGTCTTCCCTGCGTCAATATGAGCGGCTATACCTATATTCCTAACTCGTTCTAGGGGAAAGTCGCGTGCCAATTTTAAAGCTCCAAATACAATAATTTTTGATAAGTATAGTTCACCCTAAAAGTAAACTTTTATAATAATAAACTACTTCAGTACCTTTTTGACGAAATTAATATCGGTAATGTGCAAAAGCTTTATTAGCTTCAGCCATTTTATGGGTATCTTCTCTTTTTTTAACTGAACTACCAGTTTCATTCGCTGCATCCATCAACTCACCAGCTAGTTTTTGGGACATACTTTTACCATTTCGTGCACGAGAGAATGTAACAAGCCATCTTAATGCCATAGCTGTGCCCCTTTCCTGGCGAACTTCCATAGGCACTTGGTAAGTTGCACCACCAACTCTTCTAGCTCTTACTTCAACAAGGGGAGTAGCATTTTTCACCGCTGTTTCAAATAATTCGACTGCATCCCCTCCAGTTCTCTCACTTATTAAAGAAAAAGCATCAGACAATATTCTTTGAGCTGTAGATTTTTTACCGTGTTTCATCAATCGAGAAATCATCATTGAAGCTAAACGACTATTAAATTGAGGATCAGGTAGAACTGGTCTTTTTACTGCTGCATTCCGACGTGACATGTTTTTTAAAAGTGATGTTTACAAATTAATCTTTTGGAGCTTTTGCTCCATACTTAGATCTGGATTGACGTCTATCTTTGACTCCAGCCGTATCTAAAGTTCCTCTTATTATATGATATCTGACTCCTGGTAAGTCCTTAACTCTTCCACCCCTAAGTAGTACTACAGAGTGTTCTTGCAAATTATGCCCAATTCCAGGGATATAAGCTGTCACTTCAAAACCAGAAGTTAATCTTACCCTTGCAACTTTTCTTAAAGCTGAATTAGGTTTTTTAGGTGTTGATGTATAAACTCTTGTACATACCCCTCTTCTCTCAGGGCAGGATTTTAATGCAGGAGATTTTGTTTTCCTAGTCAGACGTTTTCTTTCTGAACCTATTAATTGTGAGATGGTGGGCATTTATTATATTTAGAAAAAAATAAACATCTAATCATAATAACCTTTTATGTGCACCAACTAAAAGTTTTTAATCATATTTTTTTAAAATTTGTGAATTTAAAATTCTTTGGTAAATATTAATTATCTCTAGATTTATTTTCATATTTATTTTTATAATGGAAATACATAAATAAATAAATAGAATTAAATAATCTATGGGAGAGAGTATTAAAAGAATCGTTGAGCCATATCAAGATAGTTATTCCCCAAATGGAATAATTGGTGAGAAAGATTCGTGTGGAGTTGGTTTCATAGCAAATGTCAAAGGTATTGAAAGCAACTGGATCCTTAAACAATCCCTGAAGGGTCTTAACTGCATGGAACATAGAGGAGGTTGTGGTGGAGATAGTGACTCAGGAGATGGAGCAGGAATTTTATGTTCAATTCCATGGAAATACTTAGAAGAAAAAATGAATCTACAAAATAAAAAAGACTTTGTTAGAGGTTTAGGCATGGTTTTTATGCCTAACAAAAAAGAGAAAATTGAAGAATGTAAAACAATATGTGAGGAAGAAGCAAAAAAATTAAAAGTAAAGAACACATTTTGGAGAACAGTCCCTGTTCATAATGAAATTTTAGGTCCTTTAGCTAAAGCAAATGCTCCATTCATAAGTCAGTGGATTTTATACATAGATAAAAAAGATAACCAGGATATTGAGAGGCTTTTATTTCAGTTAAGGAAAAGAATTGAAAAAAAAATAAGAGTTACTTTTAAAAATCATGTTGGGGATTGTGAATTTTATTTTGCTTCACTAAGTTCTCAAACAGTTGTGTATAAAGGTATGGTTCGTTCTGAAATATTATCTGAGTTTTATCAAGATCTAAAAGAAGATAGTTTTAAGGTCTCATTTTCTGTTTATCATAGGAGGTTTAGTACAAATACACTTCCAAAATGGCCGCTAGCTCAGCCTATGAGATTTTTAGGGCATAACGGTGAAATAAATACTCTCTTAGGCAATATCAACTGGGCTAAAGCTTCAGAAAAACATATAGATGATTTTTGGGGAGAGTTATCTAATGAAATCAAGCCCATTGTGGATGTAAATAAAAGCGATTCTTCCAATC is a window encoding:
- the rpsG gene encoding 30S ribosomal protein S7, which gives rise to MSRRNAAVKRPVLPDPQFNSRLASMMISRLMKHGKKSTAQRILSDAFSLISERTGGDAVELFETAVKNATPLVEVRARRVGGATYQVPMEVRQERGTAMALRWLVTFSRARNGKSMSQKLAGELMDAANETGSSVKKREDTHKMAEANKAFAHYRY
- the rpsL gene encoding 30S ribosomal protein S12, which gives rise to MPTISQLIGSERKRLTRKTKSPALKSCPERRGVCTRVYTSTPKKPNSALRKVARVRLTSGFEVTAYIPGIGHNLQEHSVVLLRGGRVKDLPGVRYHIIRGTLDTAGVKDRRQSRSKYGAKAPKD